The Pantoea sp. Aalb genomic interval AGAAATTAAAGCAGCTTACGAAATCTTGACTGATGCACAAAAGAGAGCTGCTTATGATCAATATGGTCATGCGGCCTTTGAACAAGGAAATATGGGTAGTAATAGTTTTAGTGGATCTACTGATTTTAGTGATATTTTTGGTGATGTATTCGGTGATATTTTTGGTGGAGGACGTCGTCAAAGAGCTGCACGTGGTGCTGATTTGCGTTATAATATGGAATTATCATTAGAAGAAGCAGTGCGTGGAGTAACAAAAGAGATCAGTATTCCAACGTTAAAAGAATGTAATACTTGCCATGGTAGCGGTGCAAAAACTAGAAATCAATTGCAGAATTGTCCTACTTGTCATGGAGCTGGTCAAGTACAGATGCGCCAAGGATTTTTTACAGTACAACAAACATGCCCAAACTGTTATGGTCGTGGTTCCATAATTAAAGAACCATGTAATACTTGCCATGGTCATGGTCGTATTGAACGTAATAAGAATTTATCAGTAAAAATCCCAGCAGGTGTAGATACTGGAGATCGTATTCGTCTTAGCGGTGAAGGTGAATCTGGAGAACGGAATGCACAAGCTGGTGACTTATATGTACAAGTTTCAGTAAAAAAACATCCTATATTTAGTAGAGAAGATAATAATCTATATTGCGAAGTTCCTATTAATTTTATAATGGCAGCACTTGGTGGAGAAATTGAAGTACCAACTTTAGATGGACGCGTAAAGCTAAAAATTCCTTATGAAACACAAACTGGTAGACTTTTTCGTATGCGTGGAAGAGGAGTTAAATCTGTCCGTAGTGGTTCTGTAGGTGATTTGTTATGCCGTGTTGTAGTAGAAACTCCAGTTAATCTTAATGATAAACAAAAATCTCTGTTATATGAATTAGGAGAAAGTTTTGGTAGTCTTACTGGAGGAAAAAATAGTCCACGTTCAAAAAATTTTTTTGATAGTGTAAAAAAATTTTTTGATGATTTAACACGTTAAATTATTAAGAATAATTTAATAAAAAGGAATATTTCTCTCTTATATATTAAATGTTAAAAATATTTTTTAAACATAACGGTGCGATAAAGTTAATTTTAATTTATAAAATTTAAATAATTTTTAACGAAATAGTAATAATTATATAACTATGTTGTAATATTTTAAAAAATATATATTCATTTAATTTTTATTCAATAATTGCACTGCTTAACAATATTCTCTTTTATGGAGGAGTTGTAAAAAAAGTGTCTAATATTATTAAATTAATTCAGAATTTTATAAAAATTAATGCAAATAATGGCATGATGATGATGATAGCGGCTTTAGCAGCTATCATTTTGGCTAATAACGAATTTACTTCAGAAATTTATAAATCTTTTTTATATAAATCTGTGTATATCAACTTTAGTAGTGTGAAAATTAATAAACCGTTATTATTTTGGATTAATGATGCCTTAATGGTATTATTTTTCTTATTGATTTCACTTGAAGTAAAAAGAGAACTAATAATTGGTAGATTATCTCATTACGAACAAGCTATTTTTCCATTAATTGGTGCATTAGGTGGTATAATTGTACCAGGATTAATTTTTTTTGTATTTAATCATAGTAAAGAAATTGAATTAAATGGATGGGCTATTCCAACTGCAACAGATATTGCTTTTACTTTAGGTGTAGTATCAATATTAGGTAGTCATGTATCTAAATCATTAAAAATATTTTTAATGACATTAGCAATAATTGATGACTTAGTTGCTATTGCTATTATTTTATTCGTTTATCATAGTCATATTAAGTTTTTACCATTAATTATAGCAATTAGTGTAATAATACTTTTACTTATTCTTAATAAAAGAGGAGTGTATAATACCTCTGTTTACATGTTAGTAGGGCTAATTCTTTGGATAGCTATCCTAAAGTCTGGTGTACATGCTACATTAGCTGGGGTAATTATTGGATTATTTATACCAATAAAAGAAAAAAATGGATATTCTCCAGCTAAAAATTTAGTGTGCAATTTAACCGGGTTGGTTAACTGGTTTATCCTACCGTTATTCGCTTTTGCTAATGCTGGAGTTTCATTTCATGGCATATCTTTAAGAGATATGATACTACCTGAGTCATTAGGAATTATTTTAGGTCTATTGATAGGTAAGCCTTTAGGAATTAGCTTATTTTGTTGGTTAGCAGTGAAAGTACGGTTAGCAATTATGCCTTCAGGTACTTCAATAAGTGATATTATAGCAATTGGAATATTATGTGGAATTGGATTTACTATGTCAATATTTATTGCTTCTCTTGCTTTTGACTCAGAACATCAGCGACTTGTTACCTTATCAAAGTTAGCTATTTTTACCGGAT includes:
- the dnaJ gene encoding molecular chaperone DnaJ, which translates into the protein MAKNDLYDILGVSKSADEREIKKAYKRLAMKYHPDRNLGDRKAEAKFKEIKAAYEILTDAQKRAAYDQYGHAAFEQGNMGSNSFSGSTDFSDIFGDVFGDIFGGGRRQRAARGADLRYNMELSLEEAVRGVTKEISIPTLKECNTCHGSGAKTRNQLQNCPTCHGAGQVQMRQGFFTVQQTCPNCYGRGSIIKEPCNTCHGHGRIERNKNLSVKIPAGVDTGDRIRLSGEGESGERNAQAGDLYVQVSVKKHPIFSREDNNLYCEVPINFIMAALGGEIEVPTLDGRVKLKIPYETQTGRLFRMRGRGVKSVRSGSVGDLLCRVVVETPVNLNDKQKSLLYELGESFGSLTGGKNSPRSKNFFDSVKKFFDDLTR
- the nhaA gene encoding Na+/H+ antiporter NhaA, which codes for MSNIIKLIQNFIKINANNGMMMMIAALAAIILANNEFTSEIYKSFLYKSVYINFSSVKINKPLLFWINDALMVLFFLLISLEVKRELIIGRLSHYEQAIFPLIGALGGIIVPGLIFFVFNHSKEIELNGWAIPTATDIAFTLGVVSILGSHVSKSLKIFLMTLAIIDDLVAIAIILFVYHSHIKFLPLIIAISVIILLLILNKRGVYNTSVYMLVGLILWIAILKSGVHATLAGVIIGLFIPIKEKNGYSPAKNLVCNLTGLVNWFILPLFAFANAGVSFHGISLRDMILPESLGIILGLLIGKPLGISLFCWLAVKVRLAIMPSGTSISDIIAIGILCGIGFTMSIFIASLAFDSEHQRLVTLSKLAIFTGSLFSAFIGYTILRIKSYVI